The Solenopsis invicta isolate M01_SB chromosome 12, UNIL_Sinv_3.0, whole genome shotgun sequence genome window below encodes:
- the LOC120359239 gene encoding uncharacterized protein LOC120359239 — MGWSTRGTGRNYDSLTGSAALIGLFTQKVLSYTSLNRKCRMCDRGHDPEDHDCRRNFKGSAKAMEPKAAVQLATDNKIFQACHVELGIVISDNDSSSISAMRAASCHEIIKHADKNHTSKGVTNELYKLKKNHKELTGVAIKHIQRCFAYCMAQNVGDAAGMAKAIKNIPYHCFNQHANCGTWCGYHKNPETYKHSSIGEGFHNENLFEALKCLFDVLASKTERFVAGVSSNANESLNSIIASKAPKSRFYGTSTSCDYRLACAINKKNDGEEYVAQLAQKLSLSPGKHTTKYGNTIASNARKRYLRSSTRDFKKRRILLKKMKTQLRHRKEFSEGPETYQSDMALLNSDIPTIVEIPNNLSLPIIVFFDLETGGFSKTADILQIAAKHETSTFSIYINSTQKIDERASQVTGLRIVAGQLQYRNNSVTSFSLSEAM; from the coding sequence ATGGGATGGTCAACTAGAGGTACTGGACGTAATTATGACAGCCTCACTGGTTCAGCTGCACTCATTGGATTATTTACCCAAAAAGTTCTTTCTTATACTTCGCTAAATCGCAAATGTCGAATGTGTGATCGTGGACATGACCCCGAAGATCATGATTGCAGACGCAATTTCAAGGGTAGTGCAAAAGCTATGGAACCCAAAGCCGCTGTACAACTAGCTACagacaataaaatttttcaggCATGTCATGTTGAATTGGGTATCGTAATTAGTGACAATGATAGTAGCTCCATTTCAGCTATGCGTGCAGCTAGTTGTcatgaaattataaaacatgCTGATAAAAACCATACAAGTAAAGGTGTGACAAATGAactctataaattaaaaaaaaatcacaaagaaCTCACTGGAGTTGCAATAAAACATATTCAACGATGTTTTGCATACTGTATGGCTCAGAATGTAGGCGATGCTGCGGGAATGGCTAAGGCTATAAAAAACATACCATATCATTGTTTCAATCAACATGCTAATTGCGGAACTTGGTGCGGTTATCATAAAAATCCGGAAACTTACAAACATTCCTCTATAGGCGAAGGTTTTCATAATGAAAATCTGTTTGAAGCATTGAAATGTTTGTTTGATGTACTCGCGAGTAAAACTGAGAGGTTTGTAGCCGGAGTTTCTAGTAATGCCAACGAAAGCTTAAATTCAATTATAGCTAGCAAAGCACCGAAGTCCCGCTTTTATGGGACGTCAACGTCGTGCGATTATAGACTAGCTtgtgcaattaataaaaaaaatgatggaGAGGAGTACGTAGCCCAATTAGcacaaaaattatctttatcccCCGGAAAACATACTACAAAATACGGAAATACAATAGCCTCAAATGCTCGCAAAAGATATTTAAGATCATCAACtcgagattttaaaaaaaggcgcattttacttaaaaaaatgaagactCAGTTACGAcatagaaaagaattttcagAAGGCCCTGAAACATATCAATCAGATATGGCACTCTTAAACTCTGATATACCTACTATAGTTGAAATACCTAATAATCTTTCACTTCCTATTATAGTTTTCTTTGATTTGGAAACTGGGGGTTTTTCTAAGACAGCAGATATTTTGCAAATCGCCGCTAAACACGAGACATCAACTTTTTCCATTTATATTAACTCAACTCAAAAAATTGACGAGAGAGCAAGCCAGGTTACCGGCTTACGAATCGTCGCAGGGCAGTTACAATATCGTAATAATTCAGTTACATCATTTTCCTTATCTGAGGCCATGTAA
- the LOC120359244 gene encoding uncharacterized protein LOC120359244, whose translation MVSLLDTVEETRVGLASMFSVKCRSCMTIIRVATDKKHATSKENKQGRQIVHYDVNTRGAMGTLNAGIGNTHLNKLLASLNIPLYHPNTYKTHEKEVGCVVEKMAQDSCIRATVMERELTIKNIDKIKELL comes from the exons ATGGTTTCTCTGCTCGATACTGTGGAAGAAACACGAGTCGGGTTGGCTTCGATGTTTTCTGTCAAATGTCGGAGTTGCATGACAATCATACGAGTTGCTACAGATAAAAAGCATGCGACATCAAAAGAAAATAAGCAGGGTAGGCAGATTGTCCACTACGATGTCAATACCAGAGGAGCAATGG GGACTTTGAACGCAGGCATAGGTAATACACATCTGAATAAATTATTGGCTTCTTTAAACATTCCTTTATATCATCCGAATACTTACAAAACACATGAGAAAGAAGTAGGTTGTGTTGTTGAGAAGATGGCTCAGGACAGCTGCATAAGAGCAACTGTTATGGAAAGAGaacttacaattaaaaatatcgataagaTTAAAGAACTATTGTAA
- the LOC120359207 gene encoding uncharacterized protein LOC120359207: MVKACCVPDCKSGVNVPSHKFSKNIERCSQWVESLKLHELKNYCLQDLHKYRVCHEHFSEKDYSCSLYKRTLLKTAIPIIKNPINIIDNNLQHVQSQHKQLQENENIEQHNQAPQLSAIPIIENCIDTIDNNLQNVQSQQENENVTEQHNQTPQLAHPENACSSRITHIEKKNETV; encoded by the coding sequence atggtCAAAGCTTGTTGCGTTCCTGACTGCAAGTCAGGAGTCAATGTGCCAtcgcataaattttcaaaaaatatagaaagatGTTCTCAATGGGTAGAAAGTTTAAAATTGCATGAGTTGAAGAATTACTGTCTTCAAGATTTGCACAAATATAGAGTGTGTCATGAGCATTTCTCGGAAAAAGATTATAGCTGTTCGCTATATAAACGTACCTTGTTAAAAACAGCAATACCTATTATCAAAAATCCTATTAATATAATAGACAATAATTTGCAGCATGTACAATCACAACATAAACAATTGCAAGAAAACGAAAATATAGAACAGCATAATCAAGCACCGCAACTTTCAGCAATACCTATTATCGAAAATTGTATTGATACAATAGACAATAATTTGCAGAATGTACAATCACAacaagaaaatgaaaatgttacaGAACAGCATAATCAAACTCCGCAACTTGCACATCCTGAAAATGCGTGTTCCAGTCGAATTACacatatcgaaaaaaaaaatgaaacagtatga